In Nicotiana tabacum cultivar K326 chromosome 17, ASM71507v2, whole genome shotgun sequence, one DNA window encodes the following:
- the LOC142171689 gene encoding uncharacterized protein LOC142171689, producing the protein MDFNYVNSCLNDKRFCSQKQDVSAFVAAVVQDKLVDPKTIYTPTNIQRDIQKTYGMDLSYMQAWRSKEKAMQLLRGTQTIYASIRGWIYCRPTIVVDGSFLKLTYRGTIFTASTQDTEGLILPLAYAIVDSENDASWERFFVQFRKTYGQREGMCIILDMHDGIWRATSIVYQEVPHCASRAYTIEEFNRHTIDAIDSRVKTYLMDIGYDKWSRAHFKTNRTMTMTSNITESVNAANKHARDLTIVNLLDFMTTLIQKWIYTNRKDAMEYEDRCKV; encoded by the exons ATGGATTTCAATTATGTCAACAGTTGTTTAAATGATAAGAGATTTTGTTCACAAAAGCAAGATGTCTCAGCTTTTGTTGCAGCTGTGGTACAAGATAAACTTGTTGATCCGAAAACCATATATACACCAACAAATATCCAGAGAGACATCCAAAAAACATATGGTATGGACTTAAGCTACATGCaagcatggagatcaaaagaaaAAGCAATGCAATTGTTGAGAGGAACACAAA CTATATATGCATCGATTAGAGGATGGATCTATTGTAGGCCAACAATTGTAGTTGATGGAAGTTTTTTAAAGTTAACATATAGAGGGACCATATTCACGGCTTCCACGCAAGACACAGAAG GACTAATTCTACCCCTCGCATATGCAATTGTTGATTCGGAAAATGATGCATCGTGGGAGCGGTTCTTCGTGCAGTTCAGAAAAACCTATGGACAAAGAGAGGGAATGTGCATTATATTAGACATGCATGATGGTATATGGAGAGCAACTTCGATTGTCTATCAAGAAGTCCCTCATTGTGCAT CAAGAGCATACACTATTGAAGAATTCAACAGGCATACTATAGATGCTATTGATAGTAGAGTGAAAACATACCTGATGGATATTGGATATGATAAATGGTCCCGGGCGCATTTCAAGACAAATAGAACCATGACCATGACATCGAATATTACAGAATCAGTAAATGCAGCAAACAAGCACGCAAGAGACCTCACAATTGTGAATTTGCTTGACTTTATGACAACATTGATTCAGAAATGGATTTACACCAATCGGAAGGATGCCATGGAATATGAAGATCGGTGTAAAGTATGA